GCGCGGCGGCGCGGCCCAGTGCAACGTCTTCACCAGGATCGCACTGGCCCTCTTCGGCCAGGTGCCCTGGCGCGCCGTGCCCGTCATGCCGGTCGAGATCACCCTGCTGCCGCGCTGGTTCCCCTTCCACCTGGAAAAGGTCTCCTACTGGTCGCGCACGGTGATCGTGCCGCTGTTGATCTTGATGGCGCTCAAGCCCAAGGCCAAGAACCCGCTCGGCGTCGATGTCCGCGAGCTCTTCCTGGTGCCGCCCGAGGAGACCGAGTTCCCGATGAACGCGACCGGCACCGCCCTGGGCGCGGCCTTCGCCAGCCTGGACCGGGTGCTGCGTTCGATCGAGCCGAGCTTCCCGAAGAAGCAGCGCGAGAAGGCGATCCGCAAGGCGCTCGACTTCATCGGCCCGCGCCTCAACGGCGAGGACGGCCTGGGCGGCATCTTTCCGGCCATGGCCAACGCCGTCATGGCTTACGAGGCGCTGGGCACGCCGCGCGACGACGAGAGCTTCCGCGTCGCCCGCCAGGCGGTCGACAAGCTGCTGAAGATTCACGGCGATCAGGCCTACTGCCAGCCCTGCCTGTCGCCGATCTGGGATACCTGTCTCGCCCTCCACGCCCTGCTGGAGGCCAACGAGGATCCCAAGGGTCCGGTCATCCAGAAGGCGATCGACTGGCTGCTGGAGCGCGAAATCACCGGAACCTACGGCGACTGGGTCTGGCGCCGGCCGGGTCTCAAGCCGAGCGGCTGGGCCTTCCAGTACCGCAACGACCACTATCCCGACGTGGACGACACGGCCGTCGTGGTCATGGCCCTGGACCGGACCGGTGACCCGCGCTGCCGGCCCGCGATAGAGCGGGCGACCCACTGGATCATCGGCATGCAGAGCAGCAATGGCGGCTGGGGCTCGTTCGATCCGGAGAACCAGTACAGCTATCTGAACCACATCCCCTTCGCCGACCACGGCGCCCTGCTCGACCCGCCGACCGTGGACGTTTCGGCCCGCTGCCTCTCGATGCTGGCCCAGCTCGGCTACGAACGGGACCATCCGGCGGTCAAGAAGGCGATCAACTTCATCAAGGACGACCAGGAGCAGGACGGCTCCTGGCATGGCCGCTGGGGCGTCAACTACGTCTACGGCACCTGGTCAGCCCTCTCCGCGCTGAACGCCGTCGGCGAGGACATGTCGGCCCCCGCGGTCCGCAAGGCGGTCGACTGGCTGAAGAACTTCCAGCAGGCCGACGGCGGCTGGGGCGAGGACTGCGCGACCTACTGGCACGAGCGCCGCGGCGAGGCCAAGGGCAGCACGCCCTCCCAGACCGCCTGGGCGCTGCTCGGCCTGATGGCGGCCGGCGAGACGGAGAGCGAGTCGGTCGCCGGGGGCGTGAGCTACCTGGAGACGGCGCCCCGGGACGGCGCCAAATGGGAAGAGCGGCTCTATACCGGCATCGGCTTCCCGCGAGTCTTCTATCTGCGCTACGACGGCTACAGCGCCTACTTCCCGCTCTGGGCCCTGGCGCGCTACCGCAACCTCATGGCCAGCAACGAACGCAAGGTCGGCTTCGGCATGTGACCGGTGTCGGCTTCGTCACCGGGCTGGCCGCGGAAGCGGCGCTCCTTTCACGACTAGACGAGGGCTCCGGGCCTTCGGCGCCCCGGGTCGCCTGCGCCGGGGCGGATAGCGCGCGCGCCGCCGCGGCCGCCGAAGCACTGATCGCCGGGGGCGCCGATGCCCTGGTCTCTTTCGGTGTCGCCGGCGGACTGGACCCCGCGCTGGGGCCGGGCGCCCTGCTGCTCTCGGAACAGGTCATCGCACCCGACGGGACCGCGACCGCGGCCGACGCGGGCTGGCGCCGAGCCGTGCTCCGCCTGGCCGAGCCGGCCGGCCTGACGCTCGCGGGCGGCGCGCTGGCCGGGTCCGACGCGGCCGTCACCGGGGTCGGCGACAAGCTGGCCCTGCACCGGGACCGGGGTGCCCTGGCGGTCGATATGGAGAGCCACGCCGTGGGCCGCGTGGCCGAGGCGGCGGGACTGCCTTTCCTGGTTCTGCGCGCGGTGGCCGACCCGGCGGGGCGGGCGCTGCCGGCCCTTGTCGAGGGCAGCATCGCCGCGGACGGACGGCCGCGCGTCGGGCTCGTGCTCGGGCGCCTCGCCCTGGCGCCCTGGCACCTGGGCACGCTGCTGCGACTGCGGCGCGACTCCGAGGCCGGGCTGGCCGCCCTAGCGCGGGCGCTGGACTGTCTGGGACCGGCGCTGGCCAGTCATCCGGAAGAGGCTTGAGGCGCTATTCCGCCGCGTCGTGCATCTTGGACACGGCGTCGTCGACCAGCGAATCGAAGACGAAGTCCGCCGGTCGCTGCTTGTCCAGGGAGATCTCGGGCGCCATGGGCGCCTCCGTCTCGATGCCGCCGACCCATGTCTTGAGCGCCTTCAGCGGGTTCTTGACCGTGTCGGCGACGGCGGTGCCCTCGTAGCCGCAATGCACCATGCAATCGGCGCACTTCTCGTAGTTGCCCGTGCCGTAGGCGTCCCAGGCGGTTTCCTCCATCAGCTCGGTGAAGCTCTTGGCGTAGCCTTCGTTGAGCAGATAGCAGGGCCGCTGCCAGCCGAAGATGTTGCGCGTCGGGTTGCTCCAGGGCGTGCAGCGGTAGGTCTGGTTGCCGGCCAGGAAATCGAGGAACAGGGTCGACTGGCTGAACTTCCACTTCCTGCCCTTGCCGCGCCGGAAGACGTCGCGGAACAGGTTCTTGGTGTGCTGGCGGGTCAGGAAATGCTGCTGGTCGGGCGCACGCTCGTAGGCGTAGCCGGGCGAGACGGTGATGCCCTCGACGCCGAGGCTGGTGGCGAAATCGAAGAACTCGGCGACCTGTTCCGGCTCGGCGTTGTTGAACAGCGTGCAGTTGATGTTGACCCGGAAGCCCTTGGCGCGGACCGCCTCGATCGCCTTGACGGCGCGCTTGAACACGCCTTTCTGGTCGACCGCCCGGTCGTGCTCCTCCTCGAGGCCGTCCAGATGGACCGAGAAGGTCAGGTAGGTGCTGGGCTTGAAGAGGTGCAGCTTCTTCTCCAACAGGAGCGCGTTGGTGCAGAGGTAGACGAAGCGCTTGCGCTTGACGATCTCCTCCACGATCGTGCCGATCTCCTTGTGGAGCAGCGGCTCGCCGCCCGGGATCGAGACGATGGGGGCGCCGCATTCCTCGACCGCCTCGATGCAATCCGCGACCGACAGCCGCTTGTTCAGGATGGAGTCGGGATAGTCGATCTTGCCGCAGCCGGGGCAGGCCAGGTTGCACCGGAACAGGGGCTCCAGCATCAGAACCAGCGGATAGCGCTCGCGCTTGGCGAGGCGCTGCTTCATGATGTAGGCGCCAACCTTGAACTGTTGCTTCACGGGGACGGCCACCGGGGCGCTCCTCTTGTTTGGTATTTCTGGTTGAACCCGGCGGTCGCCGGAAAGGCTATCCCTATCGCCTTTGGCCGTTGGAGCCAAGAGGCTTCGTGCGCCGATTACAGAAATGGCACATCACAAGCGCGTGGCTGTCTCGAGGCGTCAATCCAGATAGCCGCCGGCCCGGAACCAGTCGACCGCGTCGCGCAGCGCCTCGACCGGAGGCCGGCTCTCGTAGCCGAGCTCCCGTTCCGCCTTGCGGCTGGAGAAGTACATCAGCTTCTTCGCCATGCGGATGCCGTCGACGGTGGCGAAGGGCTCGCCCTTGCCGCGCAGACGGGCCCAGGCCTCGGCGCCGTAGGCGAGCGGCATGATCAGGTCGTGGGGCAGCTTGACCTTGGGGGCCTTGCGGCCGACCAGGGCCGCGATCTCGGCCAGGATCTCGGCCAGGGTCATGTCCGAGCCGCCCAGAACATAGCGCTCTCCCGGGATCCCCTTCTCGAAGGCGAGCAGGTGGCCGCGGGCGACGTCGTCGACGTGCACGATGTTGAGGCCGGTGTCGACGAAGGCCGGCATGCGCCCGGCCGCCGCCTCCACGATCATGCGGCCGGTTGGCGTCGGCTTGACGTCGCGCGGGCCGATCGGGGTCGAGGGATTGACGATCACGATCGGCAGGTCCTCTTCGACGATGAGCTCGCGGACCGCCTCCTCGGCCAGGAACTTCGAGCGCTTGTAGTGGCCGATCATGTGCTCGAGAGCCACCGGGGTCTCCTCGTCCGAGGGCGTGCCGTCACGGTTGAGCCCCAGCACCGCCACGCTGCTGGTATAGACCATGCGCTCGACCCCCGCGTCGGCAGCCGCCAACAGGAGGTCGCGGCTGCCCTCCACATTGGTGCGATAGATCTCCTCGGGGTCCGGCACCCAGAGCCGGTAGTCGGCGGCGACGTGGTAGAGCGCGGTGCAGCCCTGGACGGCGCGGGCGACCGCCGCCCGGTCGCGCAGATCGCCGGTCGCGATCTCGACCTTCAAGCCTTCGATGTTGCGCCGGTCGCTGCCCTCGCGGGTGAAGACCCGCACGGTGCCGCCCTTTTCGAGCAGATGGCGCACGACCGCGGCGCCGACAAATCCCGTCGCGCCGGTGACCAGGGTCGTCATGGTCTCTCCAATCCTACACGCCGCCTTCCCGCCCGCCGGAGGCGCGAGACTGATCGTTTTTCGGTTGTCATGCAATTGCCGAATTTGCTGTATATGCCCTTGGAGGGACGCGAGCGCGCCGCCGCTCGTAACGTCATGGGCAGCCCGCTGTGCCGCAACACCACGCCCTTCCCAGGAAGCTACCGAGATAAAGCATGTTCAGGTTTCGGACCAAACGCGTCATCGGCGCCTTCGCCGCCACCGCCCTGCTCGCGGCAGGGATCGCTGCAGCGGTGCCGAATGAGGCGCGCGCGGCCGATACCAGCGATCCCGGCGTCGTGGCGCAGATCCTGGACGACGCCTTGCTCGAGACCATGCGCCGGAGCGACGAACTGGGGTATGCCGGACGCTACGAAGCGCTCGATCCGGTCCTACGCAAGACCTTCAACTTTCCCTTCATGGCCCGGGTCGCGGTCGGCCGCCATTGGCGCGACCTTAGCGGAGATGAACAGCGCCGCCTGATCGACGCCTTCGCGCGGCTGAGCGTGGCCAGCTTCGCCAGCCGCTTCAACGGCTACAGCGGCGAGCGTTTCGAGATCAAGGGCACGAAAGAGCAGCCCCGAGGGGCGATCCTGGTGCTCAACAACCTGATCAAGGCCGACGGCGAGCCGATCGCCATCAACTACCTGATGCGGCGTGCAGGCAATCCCGGGCACTGGCGGGTGATCGACGTCTATCTGGACGCCAAGTACAGCGAGTTGGCCACCAAGAGATCGGAGTTCACCTCGGCGATCAGGCGCGAGGGCGTGGATGGGCTTCTGGCCATGATCGAAGGGAAGATCGCGGGCTTGGCGAAGCAGGCCGGGGCCGCCGCCAACTGATTGGCCTCGCGCAGGCCGCCCCCGCGGCCGCGACCGGCGGAGCGCCGATGCGCGCATGGCGCGAGCACAGCGTTAAAGCCGATTTATCTCAATATTTTAGTTTAACAGAGCTTTTACTTCGGAGGACAACACTTGTCCTCCGGCCGGGTTCGGGATTTCCTTTGCGACGCGCGGGAGATCAAAGCAAACTAGTCCGAATTTAGCGCGGATTTTACACCATTAAGTAGCAATTCACCGACAATCCAACTGACAGTTTGTCTATGGCGAGCGAGAAGCGACTGCAAGGCGCACAAAGCCTGATAGACGAGGCGCTGAAACGCTCGCTGGCGGCGCGCCGCGGTCTGCTGGATTCGGTGAGGGGCTACCTGGAAGGGGGCTCCAGCACGCTCACAGACCGCGAGAAGACCCTTTACGACGGGATCCTCAGCCACCTGATCGGCGAGATCGAGGGGGTGCTTAGACTGCGGCTCGCCGAGAGCCTGTCGGGACGGCCCGGCGTGCCGGGCGATCTCGTGATGGCTCTATCGGATTCCTCGGTCGAGATCGCCAAGCCCCTGCTCCTGGGGCGCGCGCTGCTCTCCGACGAGGCTCTGATCGAGATTGTCTACTACCGCCTCATGGCACACCAGGTGGCCGCCGCGCAGCCCTGCTTCGGCGGCTACGGGGAGGACGGCGGCCGCGAGGACCCCCTGCGCGATCTGCTGCACAGGGCCGAACCCGAGGTCTCCGAGGCGGCCAAGGCCTACCTGATCCACGAGGCCGGCAGGCTCGACAGCTTTCAGGACCCGGTGCTGTGCCGCGACGAGCTCGACCCGGCGCTGGATGCCCGTCTCGCCTGGCATATCGCCGCCGCCCTGCGCCATCACGTGCTGACCGGCTTCGAGGCCGACGCCGCCCAGATCGACCAAGACCTGGAAGCGGCGGTCCTGGAGCTGACCGGACGAGAGCGCGCCGGCGCCTCGGCGGCGACGAACGGGCCGGCGGGTGCACTCGCCGACGAGCTCCTGACCCGCAGCCAGATCAATCCGGACACCATGGCGGCGATCCTGCGCCGAGGCGAGGCGCCGCTGTTCGAGGCCCTCTTCTCCCGCCTGCTGGGCATCAACGCGCGCCGCGTGCGGTTCATCCTCTATGCGCCGGACGACAGCGACTTCGCCATCGCCTGCCGGGCGCTCGATCTCGCCGCCGCCGAGTTCGTGGTACTGCGCGGACTGCTGTGGCGCGGTCGCCCCGGCGCGCCCGAGGATCCGGAGAGCGGGTCCCGGGCCTTCGAGCGCTACGAAGCGATCGACCCGGAGGCCGCGCGCGACGTGCTCGCGTTCTGGCAGCGGCACGGGTGCTATTTGGACGCCATCCAGAACGTCGAGAGCGCCGCCCCGCCGCAGCCCTAGAGCAGATCCGGGTTTGCCGGAACCGCGAAGCGTTTCCGTCAAAACATGATCCGCTCTAGGCCGCTGGAGGAGCCGGACCGGCCTTCGGCCCGCCGGACCCAAAAAGAGCCATTCTCCACGGCCCCCGGTCTGTGGCATAAGCGCGCGAAACCCTCCTGGAGTGGCGCGGTCATGCTGTCTGTGGTTCTGACGTCCTGGGCCCTGTTCCTGGGCATCGCGCTGATGATGCTCGGCAACGGCCTGCAGGCCAGCCTGCTCGGCCTGCGCGCCGCCTCGGAGGGTTTCGCCACGGGCACCACCGGCTTGGTGATGTCCTGCTATTTCCTCGGGTTCCTGGCCGGCTCGACCCTGGTGCCGCGGATCGTGCAGAACGTGGGCCATGTCCGCGTATTCTCGGCGCTCGCCTCGCTCGCATCGATCTCGGCCCTGATCCACGGCGTCTTCATCGAGCCGCTGACCTGGGCGGCAATGCGCCTCCTGACCGGGTTCTGCTACGCCGGCCTCTACATCGTGGCGGAAAGCTGGATCAACGACCGGGCGACCAACGAGACCCGCGGCCAGCTGCTGTCCTTCTACATGGTGACCATCCTGGGCGGCCTGGCCTGCGGCCAGCTGCTGCTCAACGTGGCGACCCCCGAGGGCATTCTGCTGTTCGTGCTCAGCTCGGTGCTGGTATCGCTCGCCCTGGTGCCGATCTCGCTGACCGCCGGCCCGGCGCCCGCCTTCGACGCACCCAGCAAGGTGAGCCTGATCGAGCTCTACCGCATGTCGCCGCTCGGCATTCTGGGGGCGGGCGCCACCGGCATGGCGCACGGCATCATGTTCGGCATGGGGGCCGTCTACGCCGGGCGCATCGGTCTATCGGTCACCGAGGTCTCGCTCTTCATGGGCGTGGCGATCCTTGGCGGTATCCTCTTTCAATGGCCGATCGGCCGCCTCTCCGATGTCTTCGACCGGCGCCACGTCCTGACCGTGGTGACCTTCCTCGCGTCCGGCGCCGCGGCGCTCGCGATCCTGGTCTCGAGCCAGTCGCACGCTCTCCTGCTACTGGCGGTCTTCCTGTTCGGCGGGACGACCCTGCCGATGTACTCGCTCTGCATTGCCCACGCCAACGACCACCTGGAGCCGAGACAGATCGTCGCCGCGAGCAGCTCCCTGGTCCTGATCGGCGGCATCGGCGCCAGCATCGGCCCGACGCTGGCGGCGACGGTCATGGCGGCGGTCGGTTCCGTCGGCTTCTTCGTCACCCTCGGCCTGGTCCATCTCGCGGTCGGCGTCTTCGCGATCTACCGCATGGGCAAGAGCGCGGCGGTGCCGCTGTCCGACCAGGGGCCGACCGTGCCCGTCGTCAGCGGCGCGGTGACCGGCACGGGCCAGCTGTCCGCCAAGACGATCCGCAACCACATGGACCGGGACCTCGCGGCCATGAGCCGGACGAGAATGCGCCGGCGTTGAGCCCCCTCAACGGTCCGGCTCGTCGTTCGCCGGCAGAACCAGGCGCGCGCGTAGGCCCGGGCGGTTGTCCTCCAGGACCAGCCGGCCGCCGTGCAGCTCGGCCACGGCGGCCACCAGGCTCAGACCGAGGCCCGAGCCCGGCGTCGAGCGGCTGCTCTCCAGCCGGTAGAAGCGCTCCAGCGTCTTGTCACGCAGCGCCGCCGGGATTCCCGGCCCCGAATCGGCGACGGCGAGGGCGTAGCCGCCGGCTTCCCGGGCGAGGCTCACGGCAACGCTCCCGCCCTCGGGCGTGAACTTGATGGCGTTGTCGACCAGGTTGGCGACCGCCTGGGACAAGAGGTCCCGGCCGCCGAGCACCGCGGCGCCCGCCGCCAGCTCGGGATCGACAGCCAGGGTCAGGCTCTGGCCGCGCGCCTCGGCCAGGGGTTCGTAGAGCTCCGCCACGTCGGTCAGCAGCGGCGCCAGCTTGAAGCGGGCGAAGTCGCGCCGCGCCGCGCCCGCTTCGATCCGGGCGATGCCGAGCAGGGCGTTGAAGACCTGCAGCAGTCGATCGGCCTCGGTGATCGTCTCCCGGATCGCCGCGCGGCTGGCCTCCAGGTCGCCGCTCCCCATGAGCGCGATCTCGAGGCGGCCGCGCATCCTGGTGAGCGGGCTGCGCAGATCGTGCGCGATGTTGTCGCCGACCTGCTTGAGGCTGTTCAGCAGCTGCTCGATGCGGGCCAGCATGGCGTTGAGGTTGTCGGCCAGCTGGTCGAACTCGTCGCTGCCGCCGCCGGTCGGCACGCGGCGGGTCAGGTCGCCCGCCATGATCTCGCGACTGGTCCGGTTGATCGCCTCGATGCGGGCCAGCAGCCGCCGGCTCATCAGGATGCCGCCGAGCAGGGAGACGCCGATGGTCAAGACGATCCCGAGCACCAGCGTCTCCCGGATGTGGGCCGAGACCAGGACACGCTCGCGCACGTCGTGGCCGACCAGAAGCAACAAGCTGCCGAGGCGGAAGACCCGGGCGCGTCCGAAATTGATCCCGCCGCCGTCGCTGGAGGCGTAGTCCAGGGGAAAGGTGATCCAGCCCTGCTTGTCGGGCGCGACGTCGGGCCAGCGGCCCAGGTTTCCGGCCAGCGGCACCTGTCTCGCGTCGGCCAGCAGGTAGAGCCCGCCGATCCCTTGGGCCCGGTCGGACCGCCGCTCGATGGCGCTCACCAGGCCGGGCAGGCCGCGCTGATCGAACTGTTCGGCCAGCGCCGTGATCTCGGCGTCGATGGTGGCGTCGATCTGGCGGGTCAGCGACCCGGTCGCGACCCAGTAGATCGTGCCCACCACGCCGAGAACGCTGGCGCTGAACAGACAGAGATAGACCAGGGTCAGCCGGAAGATCGACGAGCGGAACAGACTGGGAGGGTTCGGGCTGAGGCGGTCCGGGCCCGGCCGCGGCACCGACCCGTGGGACGGTGCTTCAGGAGGCACGAAGCGAGTACCCGGCGCCGCGCACCGTCTGCAGCAGCGGCCGATCGAAGCCGCGGTCGATCTTCTGCCGCAGGCGCGAGATATGCACGTCGATCACGTTGGTCTGGGGATCGAAGTGATAGCCCCAGACCTGTTCCAGCAGCATGGTCCGGGTAACGACGCGCCCGGCGTTGCGCAGCAGGCATTCGAGCAGATTGAACTCGCGGGGCTGCAGCTGGATCTCGACGCCGCCGCGTTTGACCGTGCGCGCCAGGAGATCCATTTCCAGGTCGCCTTCGCGCAGCACCGTGGTCGCGGCGGTCTCACCCGGCCGGCGCAGAAGCGCCTCGATTCGCGCCAGGAGCTCGGAGAAGGCGAAGGGCTTGACCAGGTAGTCGTCGCCGCCGGCGCGCAGGCCCCGAACCCGCTCGTCGACCTCGCCCAGCGCGCTCAGGAAGAGAACCGGCGTCGTCTTGCCCGCCTTGCGCAGGGCCTCGACCAGGGAGATGCCGTCCAGGGAAGGCAGCATACGGTCGACGATGGCGACGTCGTAGTCGTCACCGAGAGCCCGCAGCAGGCCCTCCTTGCCGTCGGCCTCGTGATCCACCGGATAGCCGGACTCGCCGAGGCCCTTGGCGACGAAGCCGGCGGTTTCCTGGTCGTCTTCGACGAGCAGTATGCGCATGATCGGCGACCTCTTTATCAGACTGCACCCCGGCGTCCGGTCCGGACGTTAACACGGCAAGAAGCGCCCGGGCTGCATTCCTTGCGGCCCGGGCGCGCGCTCCTGCCGATCTTATCAGGCGTCGGCTAGGCGCAAGGGGTAGAAGCCCTGCCGGCCCTCGCGGGAGACCATGAGGGGCACGACCTCGCGGCCGGCGTCACGCAGGCTGTCGAGACGCTCGACCGCCTGGTCCAGGCTTTCGACGGGAACCAAGTCGACGCTGAGGATGACGTCTCCGCGCCGTAGTCCCTGGTCGCCCGCCGGCGAGCCGTCTTCGACCTTGGTGATCAGGACACCGGAGACCGCCGGATCGACCGCGAAGCGGCTGCGCAGCTCCGGCGTCAGCTCGGACAGGGTCAGCCCGGTGCCCGGAACGCTGGAGGCCCCGGCGGCCGGCTGCTCGACGGCCGGCGCCGCGGCGACCTGCTCGGCCGTCGGCATGGTGCCGGTCTCGACCGAGAGCCCGCGCTCCGCACGGTCGCGCCACAGCTGCACCGAGACGCGGTCGCCCGGCTTGGTCGCCGCGACCTGTTGCGCCAGATCGCGCGGATCCTCAACGGCGGCGCCGTTCCAGGAAAGCACCACGTCGCCCGCCTGGACCCCTGCCTTGGCGGCCGGGCTGTCCGGCTCGACAACGGCGATCAGGGCGCCGCGCGCGTCGTCGAGGCCGAAGCCCTCGGCGATCTCCGGGGTGACCGGCTGGATCTGCACACCGAACCAGCCGCGCTCGACCCGGCCGTCGTCCTTGAGATCGGCGACGATCTGGGCCGCCATGTTGGACGGGATGGCGAATCCGATGCCGACGCTGCCGCCGTTGGGCGTGAAGATGGCCGTGTTGATGCCGACCACCTCGCCGGCGTCGTTGAAGGCCGGGCCGCCGGAATTGCCCTGGTTGATCGCGGCGTCGATCTGGAGGAAATCGACCAGGGCGCCGCTGATGTCCCGGCCCCGGGCCGAGACGATGCCGGCCGTGACCGTGCCGCCGAGACCGAAGGGATTGCCGACCGCCATGACCCAGTCGCCGACCCGCACCTTGTCGGAGTCGCCGAAGGTCACGAAGGGGAGCCGCTCGTCGCTGTCGATCTTGAGGACCGCCAGGTCGCTTTTCTCGTCCCGACCGAGCAGCGCGGCCTCGAAGGTCTCGCCGTCCTTCAGGGTCACGGTGATCGACGAGGCGCCGGCCACGACGTGGCTGTTGGTCACCACCGTGCCTTCGCCGTCCAGGATGAAGCCGGAGCCGAGGGCCTGGGCGCGATGCTCCCGGCCGCGCGGTGCCTCACGGTCCATTTGGTCGCGGTCGAAGAAGCGGTCGAAGAACTCGCGAAAGCGCGAGTCCGGC
The sequence above is drawn from the Kiloniellales bacterium genome and encodes:
- the shc gene encoding squalene--hopene cyclase — its product is MSVLAADSGFGGELDALILDSREALKARQKDDGHWVFEFEADATIPAEYVLLQHFLGDLKSEFVDDIQPKIANYLRDRQAEHGGWPLFHGGELDISATIKAYYALKLAGDDPDAPHMVRAREAILKRGGAAQCNVFTRIALALFGQVPWRAVPVMPVEITLLPRWFPFHLEKVSYWSRTVIVPLLILMALKPKAKNPLGVDVRELFLVPPEETEFPMNATGTALGAAFASLDRVLRSIEPSFPKKQREKAIRKALDFIGPRLNGEDGLGGIFPAMANAVMAYEALGTPRDDESFRVARQAVDKLLKIHGDQAYCQPCLSPIWDTCLALHALLEANEDPKGPVIQKAIDWLLEREITGTYGDWVWRRPGLKPSGWAFQYRNDHYPDVDDTAVVVMALDRTGDPRCRPAIERATHWIIGMQSSNGGWGSFDPENQYSYLNHIPFADHGALLDPPTVDVSARCLSMLAQLGYERDHPAVKKAINFIKDDQEQDGSWHGRWGVNYVYGTWSALSALNAVGEDMSAPAVRKAVDWLKNFQQADGGWGEDCATYWHERRGEAKGSTPSQTAWALLGLMAAGETESESVAGGVSYLETAPRDGAKWEERLYTGIGFPRVFYLRYDGYSAYFPLWALARYRNLMASNERKVGFGM
- the hpnH gene encoding adenosyl-hopene transferase HpnH, coding for MAVPVKQQFKVGAYIMKQRLAKRERYPLVLMLEPLFRCNLACPGCGKIDYPDSILNKRLSVADCIEAVEECGAPIVSIPGGEPLLHKEIGTIVEEIVKRKRFVYLCTNALLLEKKLHLFKPSTYLTFSVHLDGLEEEHDRAVDQKGVFKRAVKAIEAVRAKGFRVNINCTLFNNAEPEQVAEFFDFATSLGVEGITVSPGYAYERAPDQQHFLTRQHTKNLFRDVFRRGKGRKWKFSQSTLFLDFLAGNQTYRCTPWSNPTRNIFGWQRPCYLLNEGYAKSFTELMEETAWDAYGTGNYEKCADCMVHCGYEGTAVADTVKNPLKALKTWVGGIETEAPMAPEISLDKQRPADFVFDSLVDDAVSKMHDAAE
- a CDS encoding NAD-dependent epimerase/dehydratase family protein, translated to MTTLVTGATGFVGAAVVRHLLEKGGTVRVFTREGSDRRNIEGLKVEIATGDLRDRAAVARAVQGCTALYHVAADYRLWVPDPEEIYRTNVEGSRDLLLAAADAGVERMVYTSSVAVLGLNRDGTPSDEETPVALEHMIGHYKRSKFLAEEAVRELIVEEDLPIVIVNPSTPIGPRDVKPTPTGRMIVEAAAGRMPAFVDTGLNIVHVDDVARGHLLAFEKGIPGERYVLGGSDMTLAEILAEIAALVGRKAPKVKLPHDLIMPLAYGAEAWARLRGKGEPFATVDGIRMAKKLMYFSSRKAERELGYESRPPVEALRDAVDWFRAGGYLD
- a CDS encoding ABC transporter substrate-binding protein, translated to MFRFRTKRVIGAFAATALLAAGIAAAVPNEARAADTSDPGVVAQILDDALLETMRRSDELGYAGRYEALDPVLRKTFNFPFMARVAVGRHWRDLSGDEQRRLIDAFARLSVASFASRFNGYSGERFEIKGTKEQPRGAILVLNNLIKADGEPIAINYLMRRAGNPGHWRVIDVYLDAKYSELATKRSEFTSAIRREGVDGLLAMIEGKIAGLAKQAGAAAN
- a CDS encoding DUF2336 domain-containing protein — protein: MASEKRLQGAQSLIDEALKRSLAARRGLLDSVRGYLEGGSSTLTDREKTLYDGILSHLIGEIEGVLRLRLAESLSGRPGVPGDLVMALSDSSVEIAKPLLLGRALLSDEALIEIVYYRLMAHQVAAAQPCFGGYGEDGGREDPLRDLLHRAEPEVSEAAKAYLIHEAGRLDSFQDPVLCRDELDPALDARLAWHIAAALRHHVLTGFEADAAQIDQDLEAAVLELTGRERAGASAATNGPAGALADELLTRSQINPDTMAAILRRGEAPLFEALFSRLLGINARRVRFILYAPDDSDFAIACRALDLAAAEFVVLRGLLWRGRPGAPEDPESGSRAFERYEAIDPEAARDVLAFWQRHGCYLDAIQNVESAAPPQP
- a CDS encoding MFS transporter — encoded protein: MLSVVLTSWALFLGIALMMLGNGLQASLLGLRAASEGFATGTTGLVMSCYFLGFLAGSTLVPRIVQNVGHVRVFSALASLASISALIHGVFIEPLTWAAMRLLTGFCYAGLYIVAESWINDRATNETRGQLLSFYMVTILGGLACGQLLLNVATPEGILLFVLSSVLVSLALVPISLTAGPAPAFDAPSKVSLIELYRMSPLGILGAGATGMAHGIMFGMGAVYAGRIGLSVTEVSLFMGVAILGGILFQWPIGRLSDVFDRRHVLTVVTFLASGAAALAILVSSQSHALLLLAVFLFGGTTLPMYSLCIAHANDHLEPRQIVAASSSLVLIGGIGASIGPTLAATVMAAVGSVGFFVTLGLVHLAVGVFAIYRMGKSAAVPLSDQGPTVPVVSGAVTGTGQLSAKTIRNHMDRDLAAMSRTRMRRR
- a CDS encoding ATP-binding protein, with translation MPPEAPSHGSVPRPGPDRLSPNPPSLFRSSIFRLTLVYLCLFSASVLGVVGTIYWVATGSLTRQIDATIDAEITALAEQFDQRGLPGLVSAIERRSDRAQGIGGLYLLADARQVPLAGNLGRWPDVAPDKQGWITFPLDYASSDGGGINFGRARVFRLGSLLLLVGHDVRERVLVSAHIRETLVLGIVLTIGVSLLGGILMSRRLLARIEAINRTSREIMAGDLTRRVPTGGGSDEFDQLADNLNAMLARIEQLLNSLKQVGDNIAHDLRSPLTRMRGRLEIALMGSGDLEASRAAIRETITEADRLLQVFNALLGIARIEAGAARRDFARFKLAPLLTDVAELYEPLAEARGQSLTLAVDPELAAGAAVLGGRDLLSQAVANLVDNAIKFTPEGGSVAVSLAREAGGYALAVADSGPGIPAALRDKTLERFYRLESSRSTPGSGLGLSLVAAVAELHGGRLVLEDNRPGLRARLVLPANDEPDR
- a CDS encoding response regulator transcription factor; protein product: MRILLVEDDQETAGFVAKGLGESGYPVDHEADGKEGLLRALGDDYDVAIVDRMLPSLDGISLVEALRKAGKTTPVLFLSALGEVDERVRGLRAGGDDYLVKPFAFSELLARIEALLRRPGETAATTVLREGDLEMDLLARTVKRGGVEIQLQPREFNLLECLLRNAGRVVTRTMLLEQVWGYHFDPQTNVIDVHISRLRQKIDRGFDRPLLQTVRGAGYSLRAS
- a CDS encoding DegQ family serine endoprotease, whose protein sequence is MHHLSPSAPDTPAAPSGRVRPRPALAVLALALAGAAVVGSPAFARPAPQSFADLVEKVAPAVVTVATERKTAAESAPQATPDMPLPPDSRFREFFDRFFDRDQMDREAPRGREHRAQALGSGFILDGEGTVVTNSHVVAGASSITVTLKDGETFEAALLGRDEKSDLAVLKIDSDERLPFVTFGDSDKVRVGDWVMAVGNPFGLGGTVTAGIVSARGRDISGALVDFLQIDAAINQGNSGGPAFNDAGEVVGINTAIFTPNGGSVGIGFAIPSNMAAQIVADLKDDGRVERGWFGVQIQPVTPEIAEGFGLDDARGALIAVVEPDSPAAKAGVQAGDVVLSWNGAAVEDPRDLAQQVAATKPGDRVSVQLWRDRAERGLSVETGTMPTAEQVAAAPAVEQPAAGASSVPGTGLTLSELTPELRSRFAVDPAVSGVLITKVEDGSPAGDQGLRRGDVILSVDLVPVESLDQAVERLDSLRDAGREVVPLMVSREGRQGFYPLRLADA